In Rissa tridactyla isolate bRisTri1 chromosome 8, bRisTri1.patW.cur.20221130, whole genome shotgun sequence, one genomic interval encodes:
- the LOC128914001 gene encoding hydroxyacylglutathione hydrolase-like protein isoform X3, with translation MKVKVISVLEDNYMYLVIEESTRDAIAVDAAVPKRLLEIVRKEEVVLRAILTTHHHWDHARGNEELARLCPGLRVYGADERIGALTHKVTHEQELTFGAIRVRCLFTPCHTSGHMCYFMWEDGSPDAPALFSGDTLFVGGCGKFFEGTAEQMYINLTQILGALPKETKVFCGHECTVRNLKFALKVEPENEIVKNKLTWAKGGALAEVHGEDGPGGGAEDAPHREG, from the exons ATGAAGGTGAAGGTGATTTCTGTCCTGGAGGACAACTACATGTACCTGGTCATCGAGGAGAGCACCCGGGATGCCATCGCGGTGGACGCCGCCGTCCCCAAGAGG TTGCTGGAAATCGtcaggaaggaggaggtggtgcTCAGAGCCATCCTCACCACCCACCACCACTG GGACCACGCGAGGGGCAACGAGGAGCTGGCGAGGCTCTGCCCTGGCCTGCGGGTGTACGGTGCCGATGAGCGGATCGGGGCCCTGACTCACAAGGTGACCCACGAGCAGGAGCTGACG TTCGGGGCCATCCGGGTGAGGTGCCTCTTCACCCCCTGCCACACCTCGGGCCACATGTGCTACTTCATGTGGGAGGACGGCTCCCCGGATGCTCCGGCTCTTTTCTCAG GTGACACTCTGTTCGTGGGAGGCTGCGGGAAGTTCTTCGAGGGGACGGCAGAGCAGATGTACATCAACCTCACCCAAATCCTGGGGGCTTTGCCGAAGGAGACG AAGGTGTTCTGCGGCCACGAATGCACTGTCCGAAACCTCAAGTTTGCCTTGAAAGTGGAACCGGAGAATGAAATAGTGAAGAACAAACTCACGTGGGCTAAA GGAGGAGCCCTTGCAGAAGTTCACGGGGAAGACGGACCCGGTGGAGGTGCTGAGGATGCTCCGCACCGAGAAGGATAA
- the LOC128914001 gene encoding hydroxyacylglutathione hydrolase-like protein isoform X2, with translation MKVKVISVLEDNYMYLVIEESTRDAIAVDAAVPKRLLEIVRKEEVVLRAILTTHHHWDHARGNEELARLCPGLRVYGADERIGALTHKFGAIRVRCLFTPCHTSGHMCYFMWEDGSPDAPALFSGDTLFVGGCGKFFEGTAEQMYINLTQILGALPKETKVFCGHECTVRNLKFALKVEPENEIVKNKLTWAKQRDDEDLPTVPSTLQEEFLYNPFLRVTEEPLQKFTGKTDPVEVLRMLRTEKDNFKKPKERPNPQAMLAFDWGLFSPFLEKK, from the exons ATGAAGGTGAAGGTGATTTCTGTCCTGGAGGACAACTACATGTACCTGGTCATCGAGGAGAGCACCCGGGATGCCATCGCGGTGGACGCCGCCGTCCCCAAGAGG TTGCTGGAAATCGtcaggaaggaggaggtggtgcTCAGAGCCATCCTCACCACCCACCACCACTG GGACCACGCGAGGGGCAACGAGGAGCTGGCGAGGCTCTGCCCTGGCCTGCGGGTGTACGGTGCCGATGAGCGGATCGGGGCCCTGACTCACAAG TTCGGGGCCATCCGGGTGAGGTGCCTCTTCACCCCCTGCCACACCTCGGGCCACATGTGCTACTTCATGTGGGAGGACGGCTCCCCGGATGCTCCGGCTCTTTTCTCAG GTGACACTCTGTTCGTGGGAGGCTGCGGGAAGTTCTTCGAGGGGACGGCAGAGCAGATGTACATCAACCTCACCCAAATCCTGGGGGCTTTGCCGAAGGAGACG AAGGTGTTCTGCGGCCACGAATGCACTGTCCGAAACCTCAAGTTTGCCTTGAAAGTGGAACCGGAGAATGAAATAGTGAAGAACAAACTCACGTGGGCTAAA CAGCGGGATGATGAGGACTTGCCCACGGTGCCCTCCACGCTGCAGGAGGAGTTCCTCTACAACCCCTTCCTGCGGGTCAC GGAGGAGCCCTTGCAGAAGTTCACGGGGAAGACGGACCCGGTGGAGGTGCTGAGGATGCTCCGCACCGAGAAGGATAACTTCAAGAAGCCCAAGGAGCGGCCCAATCCCCAGGCCATGCTCGCGTTCGACTGGGGACTTTTCAGCCCCTTCCTCGAGAAGAAGTGA
- the LOC128914001 gene encoding hydroxyacylglutathione hydrolase-like protein isoform X1, producing the protein MKVKVISVLEDNYMYLVIEESTRDAIAVDAAVPKRLLEIVRKEEVVLRAILTTHHHWDHARGNEELARLCPGLRVYGADERIGALTHKVTHEQELTFGAIRVRCLFTPCHTSGHMCYFMWEDGSPDAPALFSGDTLFVGGCGKFFEGTAEQMYINLTQILGALPKETKVFCGHECTVRNLKFALKVEPENEIVKNKLTWAKQRDDEDLPTVPSTLQEEFLYNPFLRVTEEPLQKFTGKTDPVEVLRMLRTEKDNFKKPKERPNPQAMLAFDWGLFSPFLEKK; encoded by the exons ATGAAGGTGAAGGTGATTTCTGTCCTGGAGGACAACTACATGTACCTGGTCATCGAGGAGAGCACCCGGGATGCCATCGCGGTGGACGCCGCCGTCCCCAAGAGG TTGCTGGAAATCGtcaggaaggaggaggtggtgcTCAGAGCCATCCTCACCACCCACCACCACTG GGACCACGCGAGGGGCAACGAGGAGCTGGCGAGGCTCTGCCCTGGCCTGCGGGTGTACGGTGCCGATGAGCGGATCGGGGCCCTGACTCACAAGGTGACCCACGAGCAGGAGCTGACG TTCGGGGCCATCCGGGTGAGGTGCCTCTTCACCCCCTGCCACACCTCGGGCCACATGTGCTACTTCATGTGGGAGGACGGCTCCCCGGATGCTCCGGCTCTTTTCTCAG GTGACACTCTGTTCGTGGGAGGCTGCGGGAAGTTCTTCGAGGGGACGGCAGAGCAGATGTACATCAACCTCACCCAAATCCTGGGGGCTTTGCCGAAGGAGACG AAGGTGTTCTGCGGCCACGAATGCACTGTCCGAAACCTCAAGTTTGCCTTGAAAGTGGAACCGGAGAATGAAATAGTGAAGAACAAACTCACGTGGGCTAAA CAGCGGGATGATGAGGACTTGCCCACGGTGCCCTCCACGCTGCAGGAGGAGTTCCTCTACAACCCCTTCCTGCGGGTCAC GGAGGAGCCCTTGCAGAAGTTCACGGGGAAGACGGACCCGGTGGAGGTGCTGAGGATGCTCCGCACCGAGAAGGATAACTTCAAGAAGCCCAAGGAGCGGCCCAATCCCCAGGCCATGCTCGCGTTCGACTGGGGACTTTTCAGCCCCTTCCTCGAGAAGAAGTGA